One Trichoderma atroviride chromosome 7, complete sequence DNA segment encodes these proteins:
- a CDS encoding uncharacterized protein (EggNog:ENOG41) has product MVGRLAGKNAIITGAAGGIGLETAILFAKEGANVLLADISEPALEKAVAKVKELVPAAPRLETRKCDVSKEADVQAMIESLDAWGGLDVIFNNAGIMHANDDDAINTPEAIWDLTHNINVKGVWFGCKHAVLALRRNKKSRGSIINTASVVALVGAATPQLAYTASKGAVLALTRELAMVHAREGFRFNSLCPAPLNTPLLQDWLGDDKPKRQRREIHFPTGRFGEAVEQAHAVVFLASDEASFVNGSDFVVDGGMTKAYVTAEGPAAPAPTNNALKTSLE; this is encoded by the exons ATGGTTGGACGTCTGGCTGGCAAaaacgccatcatcaccggtgCCGCGGG CGGCATTGGCCTTGAGACGGCCATCCTCTTCGCCAAAGAGGGCGCCAATGTCCTGCTGGCCGACATCTCCGAGCCCGCCCTCGAAAAGGCCGtcgccaaggtcaaggagctcGTCCCCGCGGCCCCTCGCCTGGAGACGCGA AAATGCGACGTCTCTAAAGAGGCCGACGTCCAGGCCATGATCGAGTCCCTCGACGCCTGGGGCGGCCTCGacgtcatcttcaacaacgCCGGCATCATGCACGCCAACGATGACGACGCCATCAACACCCCCGAGGCCATCTGGGACCTCACCCACAACATCAACGTCAAGGGCGTCTGGTTCGGCTGCAAGCACGCCGTCCTGGCCCTGCGCCGCAACAAGAAGTCCAggggcagcatcatcaacaccGCCTCCGTCGTCGCCCTCGTCGGCGCCGCCACGCCCCAGCTGGCCTACACGGCCTCAAAGGGCGCCGTCCTGGCCCTGACGCGCGAGCTGGCCATGGTGCACGCCCGCGAGGGCTTCCGCTTCAACAGCCTGTGCCCGGCGCCCCTCAACacgccgctgctgcaggacTGGCTGGGCGACGACAAGCCCAAGCGCCAGCGCCGCGAGATTCACTTCCCCACGGGCCGCTTCGGCGAGGCCGTGGAGCAGGCCCATGCCGTGGTGTTTTTGGCCAGTGACGAGGCCAGCTTTGTCAATGGCAGTGATTTCGTCGTCGATGGCGGCATGACCAAGGCGTATGTCACGGCCGAGGGACCTGCGGCACCGGCGCCGACCAACAATGCTTTGAAGACGTCTTTGGAGtag
- a CDS encoding uncharacterized protein (EggNog:ENOG41~SECRETED:SignalP(1-18)), with product MLSKLLPLAALAAVPALAAPTPAAAGNCFPFGTATFPGNYAAPSTALNNWWCPQSDFYGFMGFSYPLEDSTCSDSDNGYAQMKKDFAQQKKDFGASIVRMYYPTCTQSSVFINAIKAAYDNNMGLIVQVWTNFGGGNVWQQSQQAIYNAINDPSVAAIAPYVVHWAEFGSEPVGDGMDQGNFVNDLGKFRATLNAKGILAGISEDWDRPGTMSGNNGQGLGSIGAGVKANSDFAHIHPMPFYHGNNPESQAWSYIQSQINWVKTNVGLPTFVTETQWAWGPTDHYPGHQDLGVTQYTNYWKTFDQNCAYFKQQNVGWFLHAWRGEDTFDIVNPNGGYIIPNWRPQQC from the exons ATGCTCTCCAAGCTGCTCCCGCTCGCCGCCTTGGCAGCTGTTCCCGCTCTTGCAGCTCCtactcctgctgctgccggaaACTGCTTCCCCTTTGGCACTGCAACTTTCCCCGGCAACTATGCTGCCCCAAGCACCGCTCTCAACAACTGGTGGTGCCCTCAGTCCGACTTTTATGGCTTCATGGGCTTCTCATATCCTCTCGAGGATAGCACCTGCTCCGACTCTGACAACGGCTACgctcagatgaagaaggactTTGCCCAGCAGAAGAAGGACTTTGGTGCGAGCATTGTGCGCATGTACTACCCTACGTGCACGCAGTCGAGCGTCTTTatcaatgccatcaaggctgcctATGACAACAACATGGGCCTGATTGTCCAGGTCTGGACCAACTTTGGCGGTGGT AATGTCTGGCAGCAGTCCCAGCAGGCCATCTACAACGCCATCAACGACCCCTCCGTCGCGGCAATTGCCCCCTATGTCGTCCACTGGGCAGAGTTCGGCTCCGAGCCCGTTGGCGACGGCATGGACCAGGGCAACTTTGTCAACGACCTCGGCAAGTTCCGCGCCACCCTCAACGCAAAGGGCATCTTGGCCGGAATCAGCGAGGACTGGGACAGACCCGGCACCATGAGCGGCAACAACGGCCAAGGACTCGGTTCCATCGGCGCCGGAGTCAAGGCCAACTCTGACTTTGCTCACATCCACCCCATGCCCTTCTACCACGGCAACAACCCCGAGTCGCAAGCTTGGAGCTACATCCAGTCGCAGATCAACTGGGTCAAGACCAACGTCGGCCTGCCCACCTTTGTTACCGAGACCCAGTGGGCTTGGGGTCCTACCGACCACTATCCCGGACACCAGGACCTTGGCGTCACTCAGTACACCAACTACTGGAAGACTTTTGACCAGAACTGCGCCTACTTCAAGCAGCAGAATGTCGGCTGGTTCCTTCACGCCTGGAGGGGCGAGGATACTTTCGACATCGTGAACCCCAATGGTGGATACATTATCCCCAACTGGAGACCCCAGCAATGCTAA
- a CDS encoding uncharacterized protein (EggNog:ENOG41~TransMembrane:3 (n7-18c23/24o118-137i158-179o185-204i)) has protein sequence MPSPMMTATLQAAFLSTVSNFCAQFIEAYWNNRNFYLDFIQLARFITYTLITAPPNYIWQQFLEKALPAYPPTHQLHNHGDKDIELRAMEESIEEGIELQNEASVQSKFSIRNTLAKWFIDCITAGAIMNTVAFLVVMGILKGQPAIQIASNIKTETIPIIIAGYKIWPVASIVSFSFIPVHRRIVFLSFIGLLWGIYMSLVAARV, from the exons ATGCCGTCTCCAATGATGACAGCGACGCTGCAGGCGGCGTTTCTGTCGACCGTCTCCAATTTCTGTGCTCAGTTTATTGAGGCATACTGGAATAAT CGTAACTTCTATTTAGACTTTATCCAACTCGCCCGGTTCATTACATACACTCTCATTACTGCTCCGCCAAACTACATATGGCAGCAATTTCTCGAAAAGGCTCTACCTGCATATCCGCCCACGCATCAATTGCACAATCATGGCGATAAAGACATTGAGCTCAGAGCCATGGAAGAATCCATTGAAGAAGGGATTGAACTGCAAAACGAAGCATCAGTGCAATCCAAGTTTAGCATTCGCAACACACTCGCCAAATGGTTCATTGACTGCATCACTGCCGGGGCCATTATGAATACAGTGGCATTCCTGGTCGTCATGGGAATTTTAAAAGGCCAGCCTGCCATTCAGATAGCATCCAACATAAAAACT GAAACAATACCCATCATCATTGCGGGATACAAGATTTGGCCAGTTGCTTCAATTGTCAGCTTCAGTTTCATTCCTGTGCACCGCCGCATCGTGTTTCTAAGCTTCATTGGCCTGTTATGGGGAATCTACATGAGTTTAGTTGCAGCTCGAGTTTAA
- a CDS encoding uncharacterized protein (EggNog:ENOG41), whose product MAPDGKLLLRNARPYAFSCPAATTALVIIDMQRDFLDPDGFGSVVCANPAAFSSARKIVPNVRKALEAARSIGMHVIFTREGHLPNLSDLPAAKRLRQTSAPNGSKSLGIGDEGPMGKLLVRGEKGHDIIDELKPHPGEPIIDKPGKGSFWGTEFHRLLLARGITHLILAGVTTECCVTSTLREGNDRGYECCALSDCTAGFNENMVATSLDILCCQNGLFGYVGHGSEFAAEVEQFCQLIPSSADYNLNSPTLPSIDQLRSLYKDGRITPEAIIISVFDRIAKYENINPAVWISRQSQEDVLAAARKLSATYAGKPLPPLFGIPFAIKDNIDVEGVVTTAACESYAYTATFTAPSIQHLLDAGAIYIGKLNLEQLATGLVGRRSPYGDLHCFHSKDHVPGGSSSGSAVAVAAGLVSFAIGTDTAGSVRAPAAFNGVVGFKPTKGTISARGAVPACQSLDTIGVLAPSVADARQVWYVLDRHDSLDPYAKPPASLPTWAVDFRGPKEGGFTFGVPPDSLLHLCSKEYQEMFRKAVDTLQSIGGTLVEIDYTPFATAGDLIYGASLIHERLASIGYEFLSEKIDTLHRTTKLVIQKVLSSDLKGWEVYRDQAIQMECTAKGRQVFNKFEDGIDVLVMPTVPWHPTIQEIEESPITPNSKIGIFTHPGNVIDLCGVSVNAGWAEDGGVRLPFGITFQGGSGYDGKVLDIAAAFEKDLAEKNILVQ is encoded by the exons ATGGCCCCAGACGGAAAATTGCTGCTTCGAAATGCTCGCCCATATGCGTTTTCTTGCCCTGCTGCAACCACGGCTCTGGTAATAATTGATATGCAGCGAGACTTCCTAGACCCAGATGGCTTCGGGTCTGTTGTTTGCGCAAATCCTGCTGCCTTTTCATCTGCTCGCAAAATCGTTCCCAATGTCCGGAAGGCGCTAGAAGCCGCCCGATCTATTGGCATGCATGTTATTTTCACCAGAGAAGGCCATCTTCCAAACCTCTCCGATCTGCCCGCCGCGAAGAGGTTGAGGCAAACGAGCGCACCAAACGGCAGCAAATCACTGGGcattggcgatgagggcCCCATGGGAAAGCTGCTTGTAAGAGGCGAGAAAGGCCATGATATTATCGACGAACTGAAGCCACATCCTGGAGAACCAATTATAGATAAGCCTGGGAAAGGGAGTTTTTGGGGCACTGAATTCCATCGATTGTTGTTGGCCAGGGGCATTACACATTTGATCCTTGCTGGAGTAACGACTGA ATGTTGCGTAACAAGTACACTTAGAGAGGGCAATGACAGAGGCTATGAATGCTGCGCTCTATCAGACTGTACAGCAGGATTTAACGAAAATATGGTAGCCACGTCCTTGGATATTCTTTGCTGTCAAAACGGCCTTTTCGGATATGTCGGCCACGGCTCAGAGTTCGCTGCGGAAGTAGAGCAATTTTGCCAGCTTATTCCGTCCTCAGCTGATTATAATCTCAACTCTCCAACGCTTCCTTCTATCGATCAACTCAGGAGCCTCTACAAGGATGGTCGTATCACGCCAGAAGCCATTATAATTTCTGTGTTTGACCGCATAGCAAAGTATGAGAATATCAATCCCGCTGTTTGGATCTCTAGGCAATCTCAAGAGGATGTATTAGCGGCTGCTAGAAAGTTATCTGCAACATATGCTGGAAAGCCTCTCCCGCCTCTTTTTGGCATCCCGTTTGCCATAAAAGACAACATTGATGTTGAAGGGGTGGTCACTACAGCAGCATGCGAAAGCTACGCATATACGGCCACTTTTACAGCTCCGTCAATTCAACATCTACTCGACGCGGGGGCAATCTATATAGGGAAATTGAACCTTGAACAGCTTGCAACTGGCTTGGTGGGACGTCGCTCGCCCTATGGTGATCTGCACTGCTTCCACAGCAAAGATCACGTCCCCGGTGGCTCATCTTCCGGATCTGcagtcgccgtcgccgctggACTTGTTTCCTTTGCCATTGGAACTGATACAGCGGGGAGTGTTCGTGCCCCTGCTGCCTTTAACGGCGTCGTTGGCTTCAAACCCACCAAAGGCACAATCTCCGCCAGAGGTGCGGTGCCTGCATGCCAGAGTCTCGATACAATTGGCGTTTTAGCACCTTCCGTGGCCGATGCAAGACAGGTTTGGTATGTGCTTGATCGGCACGATTCTCTCGATCCATATGCCAAACCACCGGCAAGTTTGCCAACGTGGGCGGTGGATTTCCGAGGACCAAAAGAAGGGGGCTTTACCTTTGGCGTACCTCCAGATTCCCTTTTACATCTGTGTTCAAAGGAATACCAAGAGATGTTTAGAAAGGCTGTTGATACACTGCAGTCAATTGGAGGAACGCTCGTTGAGATCGATTACACGCCATTTGCCACAGCGGGCGATCTCATTTACGGTGCATCCCTTATTCACGAACGTCTCGCTTCAATCGGCTACGAGTTTCTCTCAGAGAAGATTGACACACTTCATCGGACGACTAAATTAGTTATCCAGAAGGTTCTGTCGTCGGATTTGAAAGGCTGGGAGGTATATAGAGACCAGGCCATACAAATGGAATGTACTGCCAAAGGACGACAAGTCTTCAATAAGTTCGAAGACGGTATTGACGTTTTAGTCATGCCAACCGTGCCATGGCATCCGACTATAcaagaaatagaagaaagTCCGATTACTCCGAATTCCAAGATTGGTATCTTCACACATCCAGGGAATGTCATTGATTTATGCGGAGTCAGCGTCAATGCCGGATGGGCCGAAGATGGAGGAGTCCGGCTACCATTTGGCATCACATTCCAAGGCGGCAGCGGATATGATGGCAAAGTGCTGGATATTGCAGCTGCTTTTGAAAAGGATTTAGCAGAAAAGAACATTTTGGTTCAATAG
- a CDS encoding uncharacterized protein (EggNog:ENOG41): MSPQTWLVTGASSGLGLHLAIVAAKQGNKVVATTRSPKKAQQTQEKNISFAYLDQNEPLDKIKQDMNNIISSHGPIDVIVNCAAYVQMGVLEDLSPEDTHQQFQTNVFGALNVYRAILPHMRSRKSGTLVTIGSMAAWFAHPAASVYNASKAALRLLSFGLAAEVKPLGIKHLLVEPGRFRTELLKQNGDFRSISGSNGIADYREISEENQRVIAFEADKQRGDPVKGAQVIYDVVTSSGVAKGKEMPSFLPLGVDAIEDITAAAQAAIDVCQEWKEIASSTDLDL; the protein is encoded by the coding sequence ATGTCTCCTCAAACTTGGCTCGTTACAGGCGCCTCATCAGGCCTTGGCCTCCATCTCGCCATTGTCGCTGCAAAGCAAGGCAACAAGGTCGTTGCCACAACGCGCTCACCGAAGAAAGCCCAGCAAACTCAAGAAAAGAACATCAGCTTCGCTTACCTTGACCAGAATGAGCCTCTGGACAAGATCAAGCAAGATATGAACAACATTATTTCATCACATGGTCCAATCGATGTCATCGTCAACTGTGCGGCTTACGTCCAAATGGGGGTTCTGGAAGATCTCTCGCCTGAAGACACACATCAACAATTCCAAACAAATGTTTTCGGAGCACTGAATGTATACCGCGCCATTCTTCCTCACATGAGGAGCAGAAAATCCGGAACTCTGGTAACCATCGGATCAATGGCCGCATGGTTTGCTCATCCAGCCGCCAGTGTATACAATGCCTCCAAGGCAGCTCTGCGCTTGCTCAGTTTTGGTCTTGCTGCTGAAGTTAAGCCACTTGGCATCAAACACTTGCTGGTCGAGCCCGGCCGATTCCGCACAGAGTTGTTGAAGCAGAATGGAGATTTCAGATCAATAAGTGGGAGCAACGGCATCGCGGATTACCGAGAGATCAGCGAAGAAAACCAGCGCGTCATTGCGTTTGAGGCCGACAAGCAGCGAGGAGACCCTGTCAAGGGTGCTCAGGTCATCTACGACGTGGTTACGTCCAGTGGCGTAGCTAAGGGCAAAGAAATGCCTTCGTTCTTGCCCTTGGGTGTTGATGCCATCGAGGACATCACTGCAGCCGCCCAGGCTGCGATTGATGTGTGTCAGGAGTGGAAAGAGATTGCTAGCTCCACGGATTTGGATTTGTAG